The region CGCTGCCCACTTGCTGGCGCAGTGGCTGGACGCCGCACCGCATTATCCGGTGCACGATCTGCTCGACCGCATCCTGCACGAAGGCCAGTTGGCCGCGCGCTACGCCCAGGCCGTCGCGCCATCCATGCGCAGCCAGGCGCTGGGCAACATCGAAGCCTTCGTCGAGCTGGCGCTCAATCTCGACGCCGGCCGTTATCCCAGCCTGCCGAAATTCATCGATGCGCTGCGCGTATTGCAGCGCCATGCCGAAAGCGACGCGCCCGACGAGGCCAGCATCGATGCCGCCGCCGACGCCGTGCGCATCCTCACGGTGCATAGCGCCAAGGGCCTGGAAGCGCCGGTGGTCGTGATGATGGACACCAACCACAGCGACCCCGCCAGCGACAACTTCGGCATCCTGTGCGACTGGCCGCAGGATGAAGATGCGCCCACGCACTTCTCCGCCTTCGGCCGCAAGAGCGAGCGCGGCACGGCCCGCGATCGCTGGTTCGACGCCGAAGAACATTTCAAGATGCAGGAAGACTGGAACCTGCTCTACGTCGCGCTCACGCGCGCCAAGCAATTGCTGATCGTCAGCGGCGTGGCCGGCACCAAGGGCGCGCTCGAAGGCGGCATCCAGGAAGGCAGCTGGTACGCGCGGCTGTTCGACCGTGCCGGCGAAGAACAGGGCGTGGAGCAGATCGTTCCGCCGGCGCAGGCCAACGACGCCGTGCGACAGCGCGAGGAATATTTCGAACTGCCGCTGTTCACGCCGGCGCCGCTGCCCGCACCGGCTACCGACGCACCGGAGAGTTACAGCAATGACGCCATCGACGAAGGCGTGGCCCTGCATGCGCTGCTCGAACGTGCGCTGCATGCGCGCGCCTGGCCGGTCGCCTTGCCGGACGAAGCCGCGATCGCGCGCTGGCTGCCGTGTCCGCGTCCGCTGGCGGCGGTGATCCGCGCCCAGGCCGTCGCCATGTTGGCGCAACCGGCGCTGGAGCGTTTCTTCAATCCCGCTTTGCATCGTTACGCCCGCGATGAAATGGAAATCGTCACAACCGACGGCGTATTGCGTTGCGACCGCGTAGTCGTGTTCGATGACGAGGTGTGGGTGCTCGACTACAAGCGCAATCTGCTCGACAGCGAGCGCACCGCTTACCAGGCGCAGCTTGCGCGTTACCGGACGGCGTTGTTGTCAGTGTTTTCTGACAAGCAAATAAGGTCTGCGCTGATTACTGCCGATGGTCGGCTTTGGGAATAATGGCATCGCATTCGCCACTCAACCGCAAACAAAACGACGATCAGATCAAGGAAAAAATTTCGTTTAATATAAAAAATGGTTTAACCTCGGGTTCCCTACCGTAGTTAATGTCAGGAAGCGTTCAGGAAGCATCGCTTCATATCAATCATCAGTGCGTGTCCAACAGCGTCGCCAAGGAACAGGCGAAGCGCGCGCACCGTCAAAATAAATATGTCAGGAGGAGCTATGCAGTGGACTCTTCCGTCTTTCGCCCTTGCGCAACCGGTCCAATGGAACGCGTTGCTGCTGTTCGGTAGCTTATTGCTGTTCGGGCTGATAGCCGGTCATATCGTGTCGAAGTCGCCATGGGTGCCGCGCATTACTGGTTACCTGATTGTCGGTTTCATTCTCGGCGGCGGCGGCCTGAACTGGCTGTCCGGCGACGTGCTGAGCGTGACCAATATCTTTGCCGACATCGCCGTCGCGCTGGTGGTGTATCAGTTGGGCCGCTACGTCGACATCGGCTGGCTGCGCCGGGAGAAGTGGCTGCTGGCCACCGTCGTTACTTCGGCCGTACTCTGCTTCACCTTCGTCAGCGTGGCTTTGCTGTGGTTCGGCACCTCCAACGTACTGGCCCTGCTGGGCGGTGTGTGGGCCATCGCCACTGCGCCTGCCGTGGTGCTGGTGGTGCTGCGCGATCTCAAGGCCGAAGGCCAGGTCACGCGCCGCCTGGCGACGATGACCGCGCTCAACAACTTCGTCGCCATCCTGGCCGCCTACGCTTTGCTGCCGGTGATTGCGCATGAGTCGGGCACGCCGGTGCTGACGCTGGTCGAGCACACTGCATATTCGCTGATCGGTTCGCTGCTGCTGGCTTACCTGACGTACTGGCTGATGATGCCGCTGGCGCGTCTGCTCGGTCGCCAGGGCAGCCGCCAGTTCGTGCTGGTCATTTCAGTCATCGCGCTGGCCATCGGCGTGGCGCATGCGCTGCACCTGCCGGTGATGCTGACGATGCTGATCTTCGCGATCATGTCGAAGAACCTCGATCGCCAGTACGACCTGATGGAGCTGGAATTCGGCGTCGCCAACGAATTGTTCGTGGTGATGCTGTTCGTCACCGTGGGCGCGTCGATGCGCCTGGCGGACCTGAGCATGGTCGGTCTGTCGGTGCTGATCCTGATTGCCGCACGGTTCGTGGCGATGGGCTGCGGCGTGTTCCTGTTCGCCCGCTTTGCGCGCATGAACTGGAAGCAGGCCGGGCTGCTCACGCTGGGGACCTTGCCGATGACCGAGGCGGGACTCGGGTTGATGCAGACGATTTCCAGCCTGTACCCGCATACCACGTCCGACGTCGTGCCCTTGCTGGCGGGATGTCTGATCGTGCTGGAATTGTTTGGCCCCGTCGCCACCCAATTCGCCCTGATCAAATCTGGTGAAAGCGGACGCGAATGACTACCACTACTACCACTACTACTCTCCACGAAGAAGACGGACTGACGCATTTTCCGACGTCCAGCGCCGGCATCCTGCCGTTCACTTCCTCCACGCCGTTCACCATGGGCATCGAGCTGGAACTGCAACTGGTCAATCGCCGCAATTACAACCTCGCCAGCGACGCCGTCGACCTGCTGACCTGGATCGAGCCGCGCGAGCTGCAAAAACAGATCAAGCTGGAAATGACGCAAGGCATGATCGAGCTCAACTCAGGCATCCACACGCGCGTCGATGAACTGATCGAAGAGTTGAAGGACTTGCGCGGCGCCCTGAACAAGGGCGCCCAGTATCTCAACATCGACGTCTCCGGCGGCGGCGCGCATCCGTTCCAGCACTGGAACGAGCAGCGCATCACGCCGAGCGAGCGCTTCTATCACCTGCACGAGAAATACGGCTACCTGGCCAAGACCTTCACCGTGTTCGGCCAGCACATCCATATCGGCGTGGCCAACGGCGACGACGCGTTGTATCTGACGCATGCGTTCTCGCGCTTCGTACCGCACTTCATTGCGCTGTCGGCGGCGTCGCCGTTCTACCAGGGCGCCGATACCAGGTTCGACTCGTCGCGCAGCAACGTGGTGCGGGCGTTCCCGCTGTCGGGGACGGCGCCGGTGCAGACCAGGTGGGCCGAGTTCGAGACCTACTACGACGAGTTGCTGCAGATGGGCATCGTCGCCAGCATGAAGGATTTCTACTGGGACATCCGCCCCAAGCCCGAGTACGGCACCGTCGAAATCCGCGTCTGCGACACCCCGTTGACCATCGAGCATGCCGCCCACCTGGGCGCCTACGCGCAGCTGCTGGCGCGCTGGATCCTGACCGAGCGGCCGTTCGTGATGCGCGACGATTTTTACCTGCTGTACCAGTACAACCGCTTCGAGGCCAGCCGCTTCGGATTGAACGGCATGCTGGCCTTGCATGGCGAGACACCGGCGACTTCGAGTAAACTGCCGATCTTCGAGCATTTGCTGTTG is a window of Herbaspirillum hiltneri N3 DNA encoding:
- a CDS encoding cation:proton antiporter is translated as MQWTLPSFALAQPVQWNALLLFGSLLLFGLIAGHIVSKSPWVPRITGYLIVGFILGGGGLNWLSGDVLSVTNIFADIAVALVVYQLGRYVDIGWLRREKWLLATVVTSAVLCFTFVSVALLWFGTSNVLALLGGVWAIATAPAVVLVVLRDLKAEGQVTRRLATMTALNNFVAILAAYALLPVIAHESGTPVLTLVEHTAYSLIGSLLLAYLTYWLMMPLARLLGRQGSRQFVLVISVIALAIGVAHALHLPVMLTMLIFAIMSKNLDRQYDLMELEFGVANELFVVMLFVTVGASMRLADLSMVGLSVLILIAARFVAMGCGVFLFARFARMNWKQAGLLTLGTLPMTEAGLGLMQTISSLYPHTTSDVVPLLAGCLIVLELFGPVATQFALIKSGESGRE
- a CDS encoding YbdK family carboxylate-amine ligase, producing the protein MTTTTTTTTLHEEDGLTHFPTSSAGILPFTSSTPFTMGIELELQLVNRRNYNLASDAVDLLTWIEPRELQKQIKLEMTQGMIELNSGIHTRVDELIEELKDLRGALNKGAQYLNIDVSGGGAHPFQHWNEQRITPSERFYHLHEKYGYLAKTFTVFGQHIHIGVANGDDALYLTHAFSRFVPHFIALSAASPFYQGADTRFDSSRSNVVRAFPLSGTAPVQTRWAEFETYYDELLQMGIVASMKDFYWDIRPKPEYGTVEIRVCDTPLTIEHAAHLGAYAQLLARWILTERPFVMRDDFYLLYQYNRFEASRFGLNGMLALHGETPATSSKLPIFEHLLLQLQLLQPYVQNEVEELTLKRLRHMAHNRLSDAGWLRQAFAQRGSLNDMMRLSSELWMDRSPPSYFQ